The genome window TTCCAAGGATCTATCTCGTAGCTCATCAAGGTCCTTTATCAAATCCTTGATGACTCCCGCGTCAAGCGTATTCCAAAGCGAGCAATCCCTTTTATAGAGTTTCAATGATACCCAAACTCCGAAGAAACAAATAGTCTGTTGTGGTTGGATTAGTTCTCTGTGATCTGATTCTCAGCTTCAGTACCCTTACCGTCAGATAACCCGTCAAAAACGGGAAGACATGGAATTCTTTCCAAATGAAAACCCCATTACATACTAGGAGTATAAAAAGACAGATTCCGAGCGCTCCGTACGCCAGGACCGGCTGCCAGTGGCATTGATAGGGATAGGTATCGGATTCAGCTTCACGATCTTCCGCTAGGCATATGCCGTCCTCGGCTAGCTCATCACGAAACTCATTAATGCTGCTACCCGTTAGTATATTTCCAACTATGAACACTCAAATGACCTACCAGTAATGATACCGGATGTATGCCAAGCATAAACAAGCCCAGATAATGATAATGCTGACGGAACCCATCTGGACAAGAATCTCGAGAAACTTCCCAGCACCCGAGCCAGAGTGGATATCTTTCGTTCCTCGAAGAAATGGCACCCAAGAGAAAGCAAGTGCAGTGACCACCATCGCCCGCAGTGGTACCCTGTCACGATTTGTAACACCAAACCAGGCCAAAGCTACTGGCATCGACTTATCAGAACAGATGTTCCGCGTTATGCCGAAAAGTGTCCTAGACGCGACATACAGATTAGTATTAGCACACGTGAGCGCtgtaaaaagtataaaagcgTTCAAAGCATGGTCAAGATTGGGAATCGTTGACGCTTTTACGATGAGAATGAAAGGCGAGTACGTAAAGCCCTCCTTGTTAGTCTCGGGCTCGTCGCACTTTTCGTCCTTCAACCAACTAAGCCTTTGAAGACCGCAGTCGTCCCTTTTGAGACCTAAGGACACGAATAACCCGCTGATGGTGTACGCAAAAGCTACCAGTATTGGTAGAGCAACTGCAGTGAACCCAACCGTTCGTTTGACGTAGTCTCGAGCTGAGTTGTGTTTACGAGGCaaggcttcttctctttgcgGTGATGTTGCAGCCCGACCCCCAATTATCCCTGAAGAGCCTCTACTTGAGGCTTTCGATGATGGTTCACGAAACCAGCGGGCCTCAATCACGGAGACCGCAATGTTCTCGATTCCGGCGTATGCAAAGATACCTAGTGACAGGCACATCCTGATGAGAATTAGCGGGTTCCCCTTGCTGCTTGTATTCTAGAAATGCTTGCATGAACGCTTCAAACCAATTATCGGCAACCTTGTCATTGTATTCGCTGAAGGGGGTGTCCCAACCTATATGGTGGAGTTTATTAGCTCATGTTTCTGCAAGATCTAGATTCGTTGCTTTGAATACTTACTTGACCTTGTGCTGTTGGGTGCTTTAGCTATCGTGGGAATTAGCATCTATGCCTCTGTCGTGTAAGATATCAAGTCACCTGTTGACTCAGAACCATCTTCTGTACTTTTGGGAAACTTGAATATGGCTATAGGAAGGCagataatgatgatgactAAGAAGGTGAGTTTGATGACTCCGGTGACAACTTCAATCCAGCCGTAGATCTTGTCAAAGGTCAGACACCATATTAAAGTATGTCCGTGCGTGACTCGACATACCTCGACTTTGACCGAATTTATCATTACAAGTATCAATGGTAGTGCAACGTAGGCGAATCCCTCACTGAATCCGGTAATTCCTGCGGCCCAGTAGTTGAGGACAGTCGCAGATGTGGCGATCAGGGCGGCGAACCCTATAGAGTATGTATACCTGCGATGAGTTAGTCGTGGTCCAATTCTTATGGCTCATATTTCTGTGTATACCAATACGCGATGCCAACAGTATTCCCTAGTTCTTTATCCACAAACTTCTTCACAAATAAAGGGGCTGCTCCTGGGACTGGCCATAGACAAAGAAGTTCGGCGATGCATTGCATCACCGCCCAAGTCAAAatgccaagaagcaaaaatgAGAATATTACAGCCAGGGGTCCTCCAAGCTCGAGGATCTGACCACTTCGAACATACAGACCTGTGCCAAGTGTGCCGTTTACGGCAATCATCTATTTTAATGTTAGGTCTAAGACATTCGAATCTACTTTCTAACAATAATGATGACTTACAAAGATATGAATACCCTCAAGTTTGCGGCGAACTGTGTGAATAGGAGGCTGAGGTGCTTTTGTGTTTCCTCCATCAATTGTTTCAAATCTGTTTGAAGCATCTTGAACATCACCGGCAGAGTCGGGCTGATCAGAGGTACCCCTAGCACGACATACGTTGCTGGCTGTTGAACCgctgtcaagaagctcatgatTGGAAGAGAACACAGTGAAAGGAATAGCTGGGAGCGTGTCTCCCAGACCCCGCGCGTTTTGGGACATCTTTGTTGACAagaatatttctttaaagacGATAGATCATTGGAACGGCGAGCTGGGGATCTTCATTtaagaagagagaaatgaATGTTGATGGGGCTATGTCTGGTGCAGTGGTTCGCCTACCGAAGCGCCGAGGCGTGAGACTGGCGGTTACAAGAAGCGAGGCAGATCAGAGGGACTAAGCCCCAAAACCCCGCATAAGCTTCCAGGAGTAAtctcaagaaacaagacctAGCAGTATGAGAGTTCAATGGCAAGAAATCCTTTCACAGCGTAGCGCCGGCATATCATGTTGAACGAGGGATGTGTTGAGCCGCCTGTTAACAATCAATAGCACCAAAAGGGTACGAAGGCAGTAAACCACTGCGATGGACTACCTGAATTCCATATCTTGCCAAAGGCTTCCTGGTGCCTGATTGCGGAGTGTCGTCATTTTTCAAGCCCCCTCTTGGCAGCCAGGTCTGGGCCCGGTCATTTTCTGCCGCAAGCCTCTGATTGCTTTTCAAGGAGGGCTGCATGAGTTTACACTAGCTGGGCAGCTGGAATACCATAACTGGAAGAAGATGCATAATATTGATGATTAGTCCACGACTGCCTAGCCAATAGTGATATGATCGAGATCGAAATATTGGCCTCTTGCAGGTGGCTTGTGATGAAACATGCATAAGAGGCTTATCACACTTGCAGTAATGACCAAACAAAGCTCTTGATGCATGAAAGCACTATGATCGGGCGGTTCGCCAAGTGTAAATACGAGTTTTCGTCCCTCTTATCATATCCAACCCCGCACTCAGGTTGTACAAGGGCTGAAAGTCCAGTCCTGTGTCACTTGCGATTGTGTCGGCGGAAGCTGCTCAAATGCTTCGCGCGGGCGCGAAGTAAGCACTTATAGAAACTAGAGATTTCACAAATGCAACCTAAGAAAAACCCTTCCAAAGGAGCCAATCTTGATCAATACGTAAAAAGCGATTCACCTCAatagcaaagcaaagcaactATGCCCAACCCCAAACAGGACGAGGTACATCAAGTCTTCGACAGTCGCTACTACGATGGAGTCAAGTTGCAGAGAATACTCAAAG of Fusarium musae strain F31 chromosome 5, whole genome shotgun sequence contains these proteins:
- a CDS encoding hypothetical protein (EggNog:ENOG41), yielding MSQNARGLGDTLPAIPFTVFSSNHELLDSGSTASNVCRARGTSDQPDSAGDVQDASNRFETIDGGNTKAPQPPIHTVRRKLEGIHIFMIAVNGTLGTGLYVRSGQILELGGPLAVIFSFLLLGILTWAVMQCIAELLCLWPVPGAAPLFVKKFVDKELGNTVGIAYWYTQKYEP